From one Triticum urartu cultivar G1812 chromosome 3, Tu2.1, whole genome shotgun sequence genomic stretch:
- the LOC125545017 gene encoding pentatricopeptide repeat-containing protein At3g13160, mitochondrial-like, producing MASAAAAAAATRANSLSRIFSSSSPTVKLPKRNPKTKRAPAPTPKPSAADADSIAGQKLPEPLGVQPAAKAESDADHKLPKPLDDILIALIRQRNPDKLVSEFVQASTVSSRFRERHRVYEVAVSRLTSFGRQDGIEAIIEAQKPFLETSDEGFAARLIRLYGRASMPSHATATFHELPAQHKSTMTFNALLAAYAEAGDFDGLTAAFQEIPATHPSIVPSVYSYNILIRSLCQKPDLSAALDVVLLMEKHGVSADIITFNTLLNGFCNNGPTDEAETVWEMMKERNLEPDAKCYNAKLRGLVAEGRIDDAAAVLEGLEKDGPKPDTVSYNELIRGYCKAGRLQEAKELYDDLAKNHCAANKGTYETLVPHLLQAGDLDCALRYCYEMFSGKRSGRVECGVLQDVVNALVDASRVEEAGKLVDIGRKKYYSRKGLRMRGSAKGSELRAETDE from the coding sequence AtggcctccgccgccgccgccgccgccgccacccgggCGAACAGCCTCTCCCgcatcttctcctcctcctcgccaaCCGTCAAACTACCCAAGCGCAATCCCAAGACCAAGCGCGCGCCGGCGCCGACGCCGAAACCGTCCGCCGCCGATGCTGACTCCATCGCGGGACAGAAGCTCCCGGAGCCCCTCGGCGTACAGCCCGCCGCCAAAGCTGAGTCCGATGCGGACCACAAGCTCCCGAAGCCCCTTGACGATATCCTCATTGCCCTCATCCGGCAGCGCAACCCTGATAAGCTGGTCTCCGAGTTCGTCCAAGCGTCAACCGTGTCGTCGCGCTTCCGCGAGCGGCACCGCGTGTACGAGGTAGCGGTGAGCCGCCTCACTTCCTTCGGCCGCCAAGACGGCATCGAGGCCATCATCGAAGCGCAGAAGCCCTTCCTCGAGACCTCAGACGAGGGATTCGCCGCGCGCCTCATCCGCCTCTACGGCCGTGCCTCCATGCCATCCCACGCTACCGCAACCTTCCATGAACTTCCCGCGCAGCATAAATCCACCATGACATTCAACGCCCTTCTTGCAGCGTACGCCGAAGCCGGGGATTTCGATGGGCTCACTGCTGCATTCCAGGAGATCCCAGCCACCCACCCCTCGATTGTTCCCAGCGTATACTCTTACAACATACTCATCCGCTCATTGTGCCAGAAGCCTGACCTCTCAGCTGCTCTTGATGTTGTTCTTCTCATGGAGAAGCACGGTGTTTCAGCTGACATTATTACTTTCAACACTCTGTTGAATGGGTTTTGTAACAATGGCCCCACGGATGAAGCAGAGACAGTATGGGAGATGATGAAGGAGAGGAATTTGGAGCCAGATGCAAAGTGCTACAATGCCAAGCTGCGGGGTTTGGTTGCAGAAGGGAGGATTGATGATGCAGCTGCTGTGCTTGAGGGATTGGAGAAGGACGGGCCAAAACCCGATACGGTGTCCTACAATGAGTTGATTCGAGGATATTGCAAAGCGGGGAGGTTACAGGAGGCCAAGGAGCTGTATGATGATTTGGCAAAAAATCACTGTGCCGCAAATAAGGGAACATATGAGACTCTCGTGCCACACCTTCTGCAGGCTGGAGACCTGGATTGTGCACTGAGGTACTGCTATGAAATGTTTAGTGGTAAAAGGAGCGGTAGAGTGGAGTGTGGTGTGCTGCAGGATGTAGTGAATGCATTGGTAGATGCATCGAGGGTGGAGGAGGCTGGCAAGCTTGTTGATATCGGGCGGAAGAAGTACTACTCACGAAAGGGTTTGAGGATGCGAGGTAGTGCAAAAGGCAGTGAATTAAGAGCTGAAACTGATGAGTAA
- the LOC125545018 gene encoding probable serine/threonine-protein kinase PBL23: MGLLSSAVRKCNSKMLLGGGSSSPCGVRGKEQPLTPSKHKRSRKKRFWRKKKSSKKFGCVPCVSLTELTRRAECEAIADLVNNISAKSDVTSHVYAAEEILRITNHNIPSRVLTFRELSAATNNFSCDNLVGEGGFGMVYKGHFKDTKEDIAVKRLDKEGFQGNREFLVEVLMLSLLSHPNLVNLIGYSTDLDQRILVYEYMPNGSLEDHLLDLPENAKALPWQTRMRIAVGAAKGIEYLHEVANPPVIYRDLKASNILLDKDFNSKLSDFGLAKLGPLGDESHVSTRVMGTYGYCAPEYAMTGKLTKMSDIYSFGVVLLELITGRRAIDPTKPTEEQVLIHWAAPLIRDRKMFVRLADPLLGKDFPVKGLYQALAIASMCMQEDPSKRPKIGDVVDALTFLAEQKYYPQRDREAAQAKGGDCSTPPKKDMVSEIKADDDMKQR, encoded by the exons ATGGGGTTGTTGTCGTCCGCCGTGAGGAAATGTAACAGCAAGATGCTCCTCGGCGGCGGCTCTTCATCTCCGTGTGGTGTGCGCGGCAAGGAACAACCATTGACGCCCAGCAAGCACAAGCGGTCGAGGAAGAAGCGCttctggaggaagaagaagtccAGCAAGAAGTTCGGCTGCGTCCCCTGCGTCAGCCTCACCGAGCTCACCAGGCGCGCCGAGTGCGAGGCCATCGCCGACCTCGTCAACAACATCTCGGCCAAGTCAG ACGTTACCAGCCACGTGTACGCGGCCGAGGAGATCCTGCGGATCACCAACCATAACATCCCCAGTAGGGTGCTCACCTTCCGTGAGTTGTCCGCGGCGACCAACAACTTCAGCTGCGATAACCTTGTGGGCGAGGGCGGCTTCGGGATGGTGTACAAGGGGCACTTCAAGGACACCAAGGAG GATATCGCCGTGAAGCGGCTCGACAAGGAAGGGTTCCAGGGGAACCGCGAGTTCCTGGTGGAGGTGCTGATGCTGAGCCTCCTGAGCCACCCCAACCTCGTGAATCTGATCGGCTACAGCACCGACCTCGACCAGCGGATCCTCGTCTACGAGTACATGCCCAACGGCTCGCTGGAGGATCATCTCCTAG ATCTCCCGGAGAACGCCAAGGCGCTCCCCTGGCAGACGCGGATGAGGATCGCGGTGGGCGCGGCCAAGGGCATCGAGTACCTGCACGAGGTGGCCAACCCGCCGGTCATCTACCGGGACCTCAAGGCCTCCAACATCCTCCTGGACAAGGACTTCAACTCCAAGCTCTCCGACTTCGGGCTCGCCAAGCTCGGCCCCCTCGGCGACGAGAGCCACGTCAGCACCAGGGTGATGGGCACCTACGGCTACTGCGCCCCCGAGTACGCCATGACCGGCAAGCTCACCAAGATGTCCGACATCTACAGCTTCGGCGTCGTGCTGCTCGAGCTCATCACCGGCAGGCGGGCCATCGACCCCACCAAGCCCACGGAGGAGCAGGTTCTCATCCACTGG GCGGCGCCTCTGATCAGGGACAGGAAAATGTTCGTGAGGCTGGCGGATCCGTTGCTGGGGAAGGACTTCCCGGTGAAGGGGCTGTACCAGGCGCTCGCCATCGCCTCCATGTGCATGCAGGAGGATCCCAGCAAGAGGCCCAAGATCGGCGACGTCGTGGACGCGCTCACCTTCCTCGCTGAACAGAAGTACTATCCTCAACGAGACCGGGAAGCTGCTCAGGCGAAGGGCGGGGACTGCAGCACTCCTCCCAAAAAGGACATGGTTTCTGAGATCAAAGCCGATGATGACATGAAGCAGCGATGA
- the LOC125545019 gene encoding pentatricopeptide repeat-containing protein At1g61870, mitochondrial has protein sequence MAAAVRLFLRRRLATATATPPTPASILNPSSPTTPLTSRQKTRLAISLLKSSPPPPPDQILSICRAAALSPKTHLDRVALSLATSRLSTAPDSLRDLTSSLLIPHHAHHAIVLFGQAGLLPDAISTFQSSPSTRSLNALLFACIVAGNHTEAARIFQTFPDAHRVKPNAETFNSIIKSFSESGTTRSFYSVFDEMCKQGVKPTATTFTAAIAGFYKEERFDDVEKVIKLMKKHSCGESLQVYNARVQGLCKLGRNGDAKALLSEMAKKGTKPNWVTYNHLIYGFCKEGDLEEAKRLYKEMGKKGLVGDSGFYFTVIFHLCKAGDFDTALGVYNEIIPRNWVPCFSTMKMLVNGLAGSSRIDEAKGIIEKMKEKFPDRDEGWKEVEAALPQ, from the coding sequence atggccgccgccgtccgcctcttcctgcgccgccgcctcgccacgGCCACCGCCACGCCTCCGACCCCGGCCTCCATCCTCAACCCTTCCTCCCCGACCACCCCGCTCACCTCGCGGCAGAAGACCCGCCTCGCCATCTCCCTCCTCAAgtcctccccgccgccgccccccgaCCAGATCCTCTCCATCTGCCGCGCCGCCGCACTCTCCCCGAAGACCCACCTCGACCGTGTTGCTCTCTCCCTCGCCACCTCGAGGCTCTCCACCGCCCCGGACTCCCTCCGAGACCTCACGTCCTCTCTTCTCATCCCCCACCACgcccaccacgccatcgtgctctTTGGccaggccggcctcctccccgaCGCCATCTCCACCTTCCAGTCATCCCCCTCCACCCGCTCCCTCAACGCCCTCCTCTTCGCCTGCATCGTCGCCGGCAACCACACCGAGGCCGCTCGCATCTTCCAGACCTTCCCGGACGCCCACCGCGTCAAGCCCAACGCCGAGACATTCAACTCCATTATAAAATCCTTCTCCGAGTCCGGCACCACAAGGTCCTTCTACTCGGTGTTCGATGAAATGTGCAAGCAGGGCGTGAAGCCCACTGCCACCACATTTACTGCCGCGATTGCTGGGTTTTACAAGGAGGAGCGCTTTGATGATGTAGAGAAGGTGATTAAGCTCATGAAGAAGCACAGTTGTGGCGAGTCACTGCAAGTGTACAATGCAAGGGTCCAGGGGCTGTGCAAGCTTGGCCGGAATGGTGATGCCAAGGCATTACTGAGTGAGATGGCCAAGAAAGGGACGAAGCCAAACTGGGTTACTTATAACCATTTGATTTATGGATTCTGTAAGGAAGGGGATTTGGAGGAAGCGAAGCGGCTGTACAAGGAGATGGGAAAGAAGGGGCTTGTTGGGGATAGTGGCTTCTATTTTACTGTCATTTTTCACCTTTGCAAGGCTGGCGATTTTGATACTGCCCTTGGTGTATACAATGAGATAATACCTAGGAACTGGGTACCCTGCTTCTCGACCATGAAGATGCTTGTGAATGGGCTTGCTGGGAGCTCGCGAATCGATGAGGCAAAGGGGATCATTGAGAAGATGAAGGAGAAATTCCCGGACAGGGATGAAGGGTGGAAAGAGGTAGAGGCGGCATTGCCTCAATAG